In the genome of Bremerella sp. JC817, the window GTCCAGTCGACCGACCAGAGGTCCTTCGGTAGAGCCGCCCGCAGCCTCGATCGCGTCTTCCAGTTCGTGGATGCGGGGCCGCCAGGGTGGTGAGGCCGACGCTTCCCGAGGCCCCTTTCAAGGTGT includes:
- a CDS encoding Hpt domain-containing protein — translated: MQAILIADLADLLSRIQDLVLRLGRGDDSETLHELGRCYHTLKGASGSVGLTTLAAPHPRTGRRDRGCGRLYRRTSGRSTG